The Streptomyces sp. NBC_01197 genome window below encodes:
- a CDS encoding response regulator transcription factor → MRIVVAEDLYLLRDGMVRLIAAYGHQVVATAATGPETLHALLTWQPDVAVVDVRMPPTQSDEGLRAALAARSERPGLPVLILSQYVEQLYARELLADGAGGIGYFLKESVFDADQFIDALERVAAGGTAMDPAVIAKLLSSGSSNRRLERLTEREHSVLGLMAEGLSNQAIGQRLFLSESAISKYTTSLFGKLGITDDDNNNRRVLAVLTFLNNP, encoded by the coding sequence GTGCGAATCGTTGTAGCCGAAGACCTCTACCTCCTGCGTGACGGGATGGTTCGCCTCATCGCGGCATATGGACACCAGGTGGTGGCGACCGCAGCCACCGGACCCGAGACGCTGCACGCGCTGTTGACGTGGCAGCCGGACGTTGCCGTCGTCGACGTCCGCATGCCACCGACCCAGTCGGACGAGGGCCTGCGGGCGGCTCTTGCCGCCCGCAGCGAACGGCCCGGACTGCCGGTCCTCATCCTTTCCCAGTACGTCGAGCAGTTGTACGCCCGCGAACTCCTGGCCGACGGCGCCGGTGGCATCGGCTACTTCCTCAAAGAGAGCGTCTTCGACGCCGATCAGTTCATCGACGCCCTGGAACGCGTCGCCGCCGGCGGGACCGCCATGGACCCGGCCGTCATCGCCAAACTACTGTCCAGCGGATCCTCGAATCGACGGCTCGAACGGCTCACCGAACGCGAACACTCCGTGCTCGGCCTCATGGCCGAAGGACTGTCCAACCAGGCCATCGGCCAACGGCTCTTCCTCAGCGAAAGCGCCATCAGCAAGTACACCACTTCGCTGTTCGGCAAACTCGGCATCACCGATGACGACAACAACAACCGCCGCGTCCTCGCCGTTCTCACCTTCCTGAACAACCCCTGA
- a CDS encoding class F sortase, translating into MTFSLVTGVVWACSDSPDKPPATSAASAPRPGPPGVPAHAPLPPATPTKLAIPALVIEAPVIGLELDRHGRLNTPPMSRPHEVGWYRGGPTPGAAGTAVIVGHRDTRTGAAIFLNLNALHSGDLVNVTRADHRTAVFRVDSVKTYKKKDFPDSKVYGNTGRPELRLLTCGGTFDKKSGYGANVVVFAHLKGVRKT; encoded by the coding sequence GTGACGTTCTCGCTGGTGACCGGCGTCGTCTGGGCGTGCAGCGATTCACCCGACAAACCGCCGGCCACCAGCGCAGCAAGCGCACCGCGCCCCGGGCCGCCCGGGGTCCCGGCGCACGCGCCCCTGCCACCCGCGACGCCGACGAAACTGGCCATTCCCGCCCTGGTGATCGAAGCTCCGGTCATCGGTCTGGAACTCGACCGGCACGGCCGGCTGAACACGCCACCGATGAGCAGACCCCACGAGGTCGGCTGGTACCGGGGCGGCCCTACCCCCGGAGCGGCGGGCACAGCAGTGATCGTCGGGCACCGGGACACCCGCACCGGAGCCGCCATCTTCCTGAACCTGAACGCCTTGCACTCCGGTGATCTCGTCAACGTCACGCGAGCTGACCACCGCACGGCGGTCTTCAGGGTCGACTCGGTGAAGACGTACAAGAAGAAGGACTTCCCCGACTCCAAGGTCTACGGCAACACCGGCCGTCCCGAACTGCGGCTGCTGACCTGTGGCGGCACGTTCGACAAGAAGAGCGGATACGGCGCCAACGTGGTCGTGTTCGCCCATCTCAAGGGCGTCCGGAAGACGTGA
- the mgt gene encoding macrolide-inactivating glycosyltransferase — translation MTSPKRAHIAMFSIAAAGHVNPSMEVIRELVARGHRVTYAIPASFAEKIAETGAEPVVYTSTLPTDDHPEAWGTEVIEHLELFLHDAIAALPQLVEAHEGPDGVGVPDLIVHDITSYPAKVLSRRWDVPGISLSPNLVAWQGAEEEVGEPMLAQLMATERGRAYYARFHAWLEENGIDEHPDRFVGHPRRSIVLIPRAMQPNADRVDDTTYTFVGACQGDRKAQGDWQRPEGAEKVLLVSLGSTFTKQPGFYRECIAAFGDLPGWHVVLQIGKYVEESELGPVPANFEVVRWVPQLAVLREADAFITHAGAGGSQEGLATATPMVAVPQAVDQFSNADMLQSLGVARHVPMADATAATLREAVLALAGDPEVARRLARIGAGMAKEGGTRRAADLIEEELPAQ, via the coding sequence ATGACTTCACCGAAGCGTGCCCATATCGCCATGTTCTCGATCGCGGCTGCCGGGCATGTGAACCCGAGCATGGAAGTGATCCGGGAACTCGTCGCCCGCGGCCACCGCGTCACCTACGCGATCCCGGCCTCCTTCGCCGAGAAGATCGCGGAGACCGGCGCCGAGCCTGTCGTCTACACATCCACCCTGCCGACCGACGACCACCCCGAAGCCTGGGGTACGGAGGTGATCGAGCACCTCGAGTTGTTCCTCCACGACGCCATCGCCGCGCTGCCGCAGCTGGTCGAGGCGCACGAGGGACCGGACGGCGTGGGCGTACCCGACCTGATCGTGCACGACATCACCTCCTACCCTGCGAAGGTGTTGTCCCGCCGCTGGGACGTCCCCGGTATCTCGCTCTCCCCGAACCTGGTCGCCTGGCAGGGGGCCGAGGAGGAGGTCGGCGAGCCGATGCTCGCCCAGCTCATGGCGACCGAGCGGGGCCGTGCCTACTACGCGCGCTTCCACGCCTGGCTGGAGGAGAACGGCATCGACGAGCACCCCGACCGGTTTGTCGGCCACCCCCGCCGCAGCATCGTCCTCATCCCGCGTGCGATGCAGCCCAACGCGGACCGGGTGGACGACACCACGTACACCTTCGTCGGCGCCTGCCAGGGTGACCGCAAGGCCCAGGGGGACTGGCAGCGTCCGGAGGGCGCCGAGAAGGTGCTGCTCGTCTCGCTCGGCTCGACCTTCACCAAGCAGCCGGGCTTCTACCGCGAGTGCATCGCGGCCTTCGGCGACCTGCCCGGCTGGCATGTGGTGCTCCAGATCGGCAAGTACGTCGAGGAGTCCGAACTGGGCCCGGTCCCGGCCAATTTCGAGGTGGTGCGCTGGGTCCCCCAGCTGGCCGTGCTCCGGGAGGCCGATGCCTTCATCACCCACGCGGGCGCGGGCGGCAGTCAGGAGGGGCTGGCCACGGCGACGCCGATGGTCGCCGTTCCGCAGGCCGTGGACCAGTTCTCCAACGCGGACATGCTCCAGTCGCTGGGCGTGGCCCGGCACGTACCGATGGCCGATGCCACCGCGGCGACACTGCGCGAAGCGGTGCTCGCCCTGGCCGGCGACCCGGAGGTCGCCCGGCGGCTCGCGCGTATCGGTGCCGGGATGGCGAAGGAGGGCGGCACCCGGCGCGCGGCCGACCTCATCGAGGAGGAACTGCCCGCGCAGTAG
- a CDS encoding phosphotransferase enzyme family protein, whose translation MDESTARDILRTAGLAQDAELLALGENAVFADGGLVIKVGRAPELLERAERELSVAGWLAEAGIPAVRAAEPSPRLVDGHPVTLWHRLPDAVRPAGPADLAALLRSVHTLPAPDFTLPRRELLGGVERWLRLAGDAIDPADADYLRKRRDGFASAAAALTPRLTPGPIHGDALPRNVHVTPQGPVLVDLETFSSDLREHDLVVMALSRDRYGAPPEAYDSFVRAYGWDVREWEGCTVLRGARETASCAWVAQHAPANPRALDEFRRRVASLRENDPGVRWYPF comes from the coding sequence ATGGACGAGTCAACGGCGCGGGACATACTGCGCACGGCCGGCCTGGCGCAAGACGCGGAGCTGCTGGCCCTGGGCGAGAACGCGGTCTTCGCGGACGGCGGGCTCGTCATCAAGGTGGGCAGGGCCCCGGAGCTGCTGGAGCGCGCGGAGCGCGAACTGTCCGTGGCGGGTTGGCTGGCGGAGGCGGGCATCCCCGCGGTGCGCGCGGCCGAGCCCTCGCCCCGGCTGGTCGACGGGCACCCGGTCACGCTCTGGCACCGGCTCCCCGACGCGGTCCGCCCGGCCGGGCCCGCGGACCTCGCGGCGCTGCTGCGCTCCGTCCACACGCTGCCCGCACCGGACTTCACCCTCCCCCGGCGCGAACTCCTGGGCGGGGTCGAACGCTGGCTGCGGCTCGCGGGGGACGCCATCGACCCGGCGGACGCGGACTACCTCCGCAAGCGCCGCGACGGCTTCGCCTCGGCGGCGGCCGCACTGACACCCCGTCTGACGCCGGGCCCGATCCACGGCGACGCGCTCCCGCGCAACGTCCACGTCACCCCGCAAGGACCGGTCCTGGTCGACCTGGAGACGTTCTCGTCGGACCTGCGGGAGCATGACCTGGTCGTCATGGCCCTCTCCCGGGACCGCTACGGGGCGCCCCCGGAGGCGTACGACTCCTTCGTCCGTGCCTACGGCTGGGACGTCCGCGAATGGGAGGGCTGCACGGTCCTGCGCGGCGCCCGCGAGACGGCAAGCTGCGCCTGGGTCGCCCAGCACGCCCCGGCCAACCCCCGGGCGCTCGACGAGTTCCGCCGCAGGGTGGCATCGCTGCGCGAGAACGATCCCGGGGTCCGGTGGTATCCGTTCTAG
- a CDS encoding recombinase family protein: MINDPYRLVESHACPMSTCQAPAGSPCRTTCGKVALKYHTARFQLVPALRSELHVATPAVRHPGSAWQSLPVQKLAAPAVPMEVRLAYARVSTRTQEIQSQVDALEASGVHRLFKEQISTRVRERPEMKAALAAAHEYRSLGAKVTLVVHEMKRLGRGALELLKVAEELRDAEIELEFLTGPLAGKHDPAGHGAALFAFFAAMAESERDYIRDKTLEGQETARTKGKMIGGVKVSDEDMLATALRLRDQERLSLREIASRLVIRTGKKRGQHPAPATVMRMLREHDEATTF; the protein is encoded by the coding sequence GTGATCAACGATCCATACCGGCTCGTCGAGTCGCACGCCTGCCCGATGTCCACCTGCCAGGCCCCGGCGGGCTCGCCCTGCCGCACCACCTGCGGCAAGGTCGCGCTCAAGTACCACACCGCGCGCTTCCAGCTCGTCCCCGCACTCCGCTCCGAGCTGCACGTCGCCACCCCGGCCGTACGCCATCCCGGCTCAGCCTGGCAGTCCCTGCCGGTGCAGAAGCTCGCGGCGCCTGCCGTGCCGATGGAGGTCCGGCTCGCGTACGCCCGCGTCTCGACCCGGACGCAGGAGATCCAGTCCCAGGTCGACGCCCTCGAAGCCTCCGGCGTGCACCGGCTGTTCAAGGAACAGATCAGCACCCGGGTCCGCGAGCGCCCCGAGATGAAGGCGGCCCTGGCGGCGGCCCATGAGTACCGCTCGCTGGGCGCGAAGGTCACGCTCGTGGTGCACGAGATGAAGCGCCTGGGCCGGGGCGCCCTGGAACTGCTGAAGGTCGCCGAGGAACTGCGGGACGCGGAGATCGAGCTGGAGTTCCTCACCGGCCCTCTGGCCGGGAAGCACGACCCGGCCGGGCACGGCGCCGCCCTGTTCGCCTTCTTCGCCGCCATGGCGGAGTCCGAGCGCGACTACATCCGCGACAAGACCCTCGAAGGCCAGGAGACCGCCCGTACGAAAGGCAAGATGATCGGCGGCGTCAAGGTTTCCGACGAAGACATGCTCGCCACCGCCCTCCGGCTGCGCGACCAGGAACGCCTGTCACTGCGCGAGATCGCTTCCCGGCTGGTGATCCGCACCGGCAAGAAGCGTGGTCAGCACCCAGCTCCCGCGACCGTCATGCGCATGCTGCGCGAGCACGACGAGGCCACAACATTCTGA
- a CDS encoding sensor histidine kinase, which produces MRQRGSWLARAGVGFVRACVVAVISMLVPAVWAAAVALGIWWGAGNPWSWVVPVVLACGCTLALSRSVCRMVRFLVARWTATAIPAGYREAGPVTPMSTGYWWNGFSYERTRRDALLDQKWRVRWSDPANWRDLRFTAIAPLTAGLVASLPPAGVAVAVLGLGQPGPAARVVGALGLVVAVASAPYAWRCVEPVAVRFLRPSPAMALADRVDELTAQRADATVAQAAEIRRIERDLHDGAQARLVGLGLSLATAEKLMETDPEQARTLMREARAGATASLTELRELVQGINPPVLNDRGLIDAVRALALDSPLEAAVSAHLQLSVDPPIESALYFAIAELLTNAVKHARATQARISFTQDDTGIVIDVEDNGRGGAGLRADGGLAGLRRRLAVFDGALEITSPEGGPTRVRMMVPCESL; this is translated from the coding sequence ATGAGACAGCGGGGTTCGTGGCTGGCGCGCGCCGGCGTGGGGTTCGTACGGGCGTGCGTCGTGGCGGTCATCAGCATGCTGGTCCCGGCCGTGTGGGCCGCCGCCGTGGCGCTGGGGATCTGGTGGGGAGCGGGAAACCCGTGGTCTTGGGTTGTGCCGGTCGTGCTGGCGTGCGGGTGCACGCTCGCCCTGTCCCGCTCGGTCTGCCGGATGGTCCGCTTCCTCGTCGCGAGGTGGACGGCCACCGCCATCCCCGCCGGATACCGGGAGGCCGGGCCGGTGACGCCGATGTCCACCGGGTACTGGTGGAACGGCTTCAGCTACGAGCGCACCCGCCGCGATGCTCTATTGGATCAGAAGTGGCGGGTCCGGTGGAGCGACCCCGCCAACTGGCGCGACCTGCGGTTCACGGCGATCGCGCCGCTCACCGCGGGCCTGGTCGCGTCCCTCCCGCCGGCCGGGGTGGCCGTGGCGGTCCTCGGGCTCGGCCAGCCGGGGCCCGCCGCGCGCGTCGTCGGGGCGCTCGGCCTGGTCGTGGCCGTCGCTAGCGCCCCGTATGCCTGGCGGTGTGTCGAGCCAGTGGCCGTCCGCTTCCTGCGCCCGTCACCCGCGATGGCGCTGGCGGACCGGGTGGACGAGCTGACCGCCCAGCGCGCGGATGCGACGGTTGCCCAGGCCGCCGAGATCCGCCGGATCGAGCGGGACCTGCACGACGGGGCGCAGGCCCGCCTGGTCGGGCTCGGGCTCTCTTTGGCGACTGCGGAGAAGCTGATGGAAACCGACCCTGAACAGGCCAGGACGCTGATGCGGGAAGCGCGGGCTGGTGCCACCGCGTCACTGACCGAGCTCCGCGAACTGGTCCAGGGAATCAATCCGCCCGTGCTGAACGACCGCGGGCTCATCGATGCCGTTCGCGCTCTTGCCCTGGACAGCCCGCTCGAAGCGGCTGTCAGCGCCCACCTTCAACTCAGCGTGGACCCGCCGATCGAGTCCGCCCTGTACTTCGCCATCGCCGAACTGCTGACCAACGCGGTCAAGCACGCCCGTGCGACCCAGGCCCGGATCTCCTTCACCCAGGACGACACCGGCATCGTCATCGATGTCGAAGACAACGGCCGCGGCGGAGCCGGCCTGCGAGCCGACGGCGGACTCGCGGGGCTGCGCCGCCGCCTCGCGGTCTTCGACGGCGCCCTGGAGATCACCAGCCCGGAAGGCGGCCCGACCCGGGTGAGGATGATGGTGCCGTGCGAATCGTTGTAG
- a CDS encoding DUF1697 domain-containing protein has protein sequence MTTRYAVLLRGINVGGNRKVPMADLRELLTGLGYGDVRTYLNSGNAVFSSETAGEDRLAAAVEAAIADRFGFTVDCLVRSAGYLRAVADGCPFPAAGLQGKQLHVTYFSGPVGPERYAAIDQQAYLPEEFRLGDRALYLYAPDGLGRSKLAQALNSPAVNRGVIGTSRNWNTVLKLAEMTGG, from the coding sequence ATGACGACCAGATACGCCGTACTGCTGCGCGGGATCAACGTAGGCGGCAACAGGAAGGTCCCCATGGCGGACCTCAGGGAGCTGCTCACCGGACTCGGCTACGGCGACGTCCGTACGTACCTCAACAGCGGGAATGCCGTCTTCAGCAGCGAAACGGCCGGCGAGGACAGACTGGCGGCCGCGGTGGAGGCGGCGATCGCGGACCGCTTCGGCTTCACGGTGGACTGCCTCGTCCGCAGCGCCGGCTATCTGCGGGCCGTGGCCGACGGCTGCCCCTTCCCGGCTGCCGGGCTCCAGGGCAAGCAGCTGCATGTCACCTACTTCTCCGGCCCCGTCGGGCCCGAGCGGTACGCCGCGATCGACCAGCAGGCCTATCTGCCCGAGGAGTTCAGGCTCGGCGACCGGGCGCTCTATCTGTACGCCCCGGACGGGCTCGGCCGCTCCAAGCTCGCTCAGGCGCTGAACAGCCCCGCCGTGAACAGGGGAGTCATCGGCACCTCCCGCAACTGGAACACCGTGCTCAAGCTGGCCGAGATGACCGGCGGCTGA
- a CDS encoding ABC transporter ATP-binding protein — protein sequence MSTVVIRADDVGFVRDGNLLLDSVSLTVHSGEHWALLGANGAGKSTLLGLLGAVAHPTRGRVEILGRTLGRVDLRELRSHLGHINPRHPLHSPLRVRDVVLTGLTNSIEPVPRWSPTDEQIKRADRLLTMLGMGGEKAESRWPTLSQGERGRTLIARALMPRPRLVLLDEPATGLDLAAREQLLTSLDELRAEHPELATILVTHHLEELPASTTHAMLLRGGACLGSGPADEVLTTDQVSKCFDHPVLITRTDGRWAARSGRPTAQR from the coding sequence GTGAGCACCGTCGTGATCCGTGCGGACGATGTCGGTTTCGTACGGGACGGGAACCTGCTGCTGGACTCGGTCTCACTGACCGTGCACAGCGGGGAGCACTGGGCGCTGCTCGGTGCCAACGGTGCGGGCAAGTCGACCCTGCTCGGACTGCTGGGCGCGGTGGCGCACCCCACCCGGGGGAGGGTGGAGATCCTCGGGCGGACACTCGGCCGGGTGGACCTGCGGGAGCTCCGCTCCCATCTGGGGCACATCAACCCCCGCCATCCGCTGCACTCACCGCTGCGGGTCCGCGATGTCGTACTGACCGGACTCACCAACTCCATCGAGCCCGTGCCCCGCTGGTCGCCGACCGATGAGCAGATCAAGCGGGCCGACCGGCTGCTGACCATGCTGGGCATGGGCGGCGAGAAGGCCGAGTCGCGCTGGCCGACGCTCTCGCAGGGCGAGCGCGGGCGGACCCTCATCGCCCGCGCGCTGATGCCGAGGCCCCGTCTCGTCCTGCTCGACGAACCGGCCACCGGACTGGACCTCGCGGCCCGCGAACAGTTGCTGACCAGCCTGGACGAACTGCGCGCCGAGCACCCGGAACTGGCGACGATCCTCGTCACCCACCATCTGGAGGAGCTGCCCGCGTCCACGACGCACGCGATGCTGCTGCGCGGTGGCGCGTGCCTGGGCTCGGGACCGGCCGACGAGGTCCTCACCACCGACCAGGTCAGCAAGTGCTTCGACCACCCGGTGCTGATCACCCGCACGGACGGCCGCTGGGCGGCCCGTTCGGGGCGGCCGACCGCCCAGCGCTGA